In a single window of the Methanobrevibacter olleyae genome:
- a CDS encoding OBG GTPase family GTP-binding protein, with translation MSIEEKIKSIEEEIQKTPYNKATSHHIGKLKAKISKLKEEQIKRSSGGSKGEGFHIKKSGDATAVLVGFPSVGKSTLLNELTNAESKVGAYQFTTLEIIPGVMEYNNAQIQIFDIPGIITGAAGGKGRGKEILSVARTADLIIVVLDTLNPQHLTVILKELRNIGVRPNETKPDVRIKKTRKGGVNVSTTAPLTYLDEKTIRSIINEYGIHNADVLFRDDVTIDQFIDVIEDNKSYVPMMILLNKVDLVDIDYLKEIQKEIPEFIPISADKKLNINTLKEEIFNHVDLIRVYLKPQGRKADMEDPLVIRRGSSVIDACSKLHREFVKNFRHAKIWGTSVKFPGQKVGPDHVLEDEDVLRIILKK, from the coding sequence ATGTCTATAGAAGAAAAAATAAAATCTATTGAAGAGGAAATTCAAAAGACACCTTATAATAAAGCTACTTCTCATCATATAGGTAAATTAAAGGCTAAGATTTCTAAACTTAAAGAAGAACAAATCAAAAGAAGTAGTGGTGGATCTAAAGGTGAAGGATTCCACATTAAAAAAAGTGGAGATGCTACAGCGGTTTTAGTAGGTTTCCCATCTGTAGGTAAATCTACATTACTTAATGAATTGACTAATGCTGAAAGTAAAGTTGGAGCTTATCAATTTACTACTTTAGAGATTATTCCTGGAGTTATGGAATACAATAATGCTCAAATCCAAATTTTTGACATTCCTGGAATTATTACTGGTGCTGCTGGAGGTAAAGGTAGAGGTAAAGAGATTTTATCAGTAGCAAGAACTGCAGATTTAATTATTGTAGTATTAGATACCCTTAATCCACAACATTTAACTGTTATTTTAAAAGAACTTAGAAATATTGGTGTAAGGCCAAATGAAACTAAACCTGATGTTAGAATTAAAAAAACACGTAAAGGTGGAGTTAATGTTTCAACAACAGCTCCTTTAACTTATTTGGATGAAAAAACTATTAGGTCTATTATCAATGAGTATGGGATTCATAATGCTGATGTTTTATTCAGAGATGATGTAACAATTGACCAGTTTATTGATGTAATTGAAGATAATAAATCCTATGTTCCAATGATGATTTTATTAAATAAAGTGGATTTAGTTGATATTGATTATTTAAAAGAAATTCAAAAAGAAATTCCTGAATTTATACCAATTTCTGCTGATAAAAAACTTAATATTAATACTCTTAAAGAAGAAATATTTAATCATGTAGATTTGATAAGAGTTTATTTAAAGCCACAAGGTAGAAAAGCAGATATGGAAGATCCTTTAGTTATTAGGAGAGGGTCTTCAGTTATTGATGCATGTAGCAAACTTCATAGAGAGTTTGTTAAGAATTTTAGACATGCAAAGATTTGGGGAACTTCTGTTAAATTCCCTGGTCAAAAGGTAGGTCCAGATCATGTCTTAGAAGACGAAGATGTTTTACGTATTATTTTAAAGAAATGA
- a CDS encoding STT3 domain-containing protein, with the protein MENQKVKTILKSVVIIAILFVLVFALRAQSADINGVPNQLKANYMDADGLPYFSEMDSYFNLRMTQDYMDHGYFGDTLVNGSGWDMHSYYPSGREVGSYQPMIAYVTSALYGIINIFQDMSIVEVAFWTGAFISSFAVIPVYIFTRRITNDYGAIAAALIVALGPNYISHTFAGFFDTDMFNIILPLFFILFFVEAVKSDKFAHRIIFSILSVLSIGLYSLSWTGFMFYPAVMILVMIVFFVLCFYLNIEVVEPFKNYSNKLKWLINQKELFSVIFIIILAIIGLLITVGIDGILAAISGLTGGFSLQSAANDVWPNVYISVAEMQIPNLLSGGLPGAFLANTNGIVNGIGGIVALFGVLFVLFTFVQRLLRLKSVKIKGDSSKPHKSKRKATSLRKEQDRFRITLKDIGSFGSSDEINRSKRLNVLYLSLFLVWILASAAAVTQGTRFIQVLVVPMGICAGIFVGYAADYVKANIESDRILLLIAFVCSFLIAFPITQIVYGLENALMIGSIVFVVLLAISGILIYVKKSIRDSDVSIKKTLVVLLITLALISPTVCGAYQTTASTVPGSSDPMWNAMDFVKENSTNDTVIISWWDFGYLFQIASDRPTAFDGGSQSGDRAFWVGKALTTSDLAQSKGILQMLGTTGSNASDLLCDYTGSNVTAVEALDKTLGMSKANAKSTLIKDYNLTEKQASAVVKQSHPSNPNNISFVLSSDMIQKAGWWSYFGSWNFDTLNSTNYQYYMASNYVKIKPNSQGSINVLNDSGIEYNAIIKRGANGTNETTAQMTAVWSNNGSKVDVNGTEYNPLKASNLIAIENNYLTVNKTLDKKANYTLYLIGSENEYTAILMDNELKDSVFTRLFLLGGMGQDTFVLSNMQEGVSVWTINDAASSSDNSDTNTTDT; encoded by the coding sequence ATGGAAAATCAGAAAGTTAAAACAATATTAAAATCTGTGGTTATCATAGCAATATTGTTTGTTTTAGTTTTTGCTCTTAGGGCTCAATCAGCTGATATTAATGGAGTTCCTAATCAACTTAAAGCAAATTATATGGATGCTGATGGTCTTCCTTATTTCAGTGAAATGGACTCATACTTTAACTTAAGGATGACTCAAGATTATATGGATCATGGATACTTTGGTGATACTTTAGTAAATGGCTCTGGTTGGGATATGCATTCCTACTATCCATCAGGAAGGGAAGTAGGTTCCTATCAGCCGATGATTGCATATGTAACCTCTGCATTATATGGAATAATTAATATTTTCCAAGATATGTCTATCGTTGAAGTTGCATTTTGGACTGGTGCATTTATCTCATCATTTGCTGTAATTCCCGTTTACATATTTACAAGAAGAATTACTAATGATTATGGTGCAATTGCAGCTGCTTTAATTGTAGCTTTAGGACCTAATTATATTTCACACACATTTGCAGGATTTTTCGATACAGATATGTTTAACATAATCTTACCATTATTCTTTATACTATTCTTTGTTGAAGCTGTAAAAAGTGATAAATTTGCTCATAGGATAATATTCTCAATATTATCTGTTCTTTCTATTGGGCTTTATTCTCTTTCATGGACTGGGTTCATGTTTTACCCAGCAGTAATGATATTGGTTATGATAGTGTTCTTTGTATTATGTTTCTATCTTAATATTGAGGTTGTTGAACCATTTAAGAATTATAGTAATAAGCTAAAATGGCTGATTAATCAAAAAGAATTATTTTCAGTGATATTTATTATAATTTTAGCTATTATTGGATTATTAATCACTGTTGGAATTGATGGTATTTTAGCAGCTATATCTGGTCTTACTGGCGGGTTCTCTCTCCAATCTGCAGCTAATGATGTATGGCCTAATGTATATATTTCTGTTGCAGAAATGCAAATTCCTAATCTTTTATCTGGAGGCCTTCCAGGAGCATTTTTAGCAAATACTAATGGTATCGTTAACGGTATTGGTGGGATAGTTGCTTTATTTGGTGTATTATTTGTATTGTTCACCTTTGTTCAAAGATTGCTTAGATTGAAATCTGTTAAAATTAAAGGCGATTCATCTAAACCACATAAATCTAAACGTAAAGCTACTTCTTTAAGAAAAGAACAAGACAGATTTAGAATTACCCTTAAGGACATTGGTTCTTTTGGTTCAAGTGATGAAATTAATAGAAGTAAACGTCTTAATGTACTTTACTTAAGTTTATTCCTTGTATGGATTCTTGCTTCTGCAGCTGCAGTAACTCAAGGTACAAGGTTTATTCAGGTATTAGTTGTTCCTATGGGTATTTGTGCAGGTATCTTTGTAGGATATGCTGCAGACTATGTAAAAGCTAATATTGAAAGTGATAGAATTTTATTATTAATAGCTTTTGTATGCTCTTTCTTAATTGCATTCCCAATCACTCAGATTGTCTATGGTCTTGAAAATGCTTTAATGATAGGTTCAATTGTATTTGTAGTTCTTTTAGCAATTTCTGGAATATTAATATATGTTAAAAAGTCTATTAGGGACTCTGATGTATCAATTAAAAAAACATTAGTTGTTCTATTGATAACTTTAGCTTTAATATCTCCAACTGTTTGTGGTGCTTATCAAACTACTGCATCTACTGTTCCAGGTTCAAGTGACCCTATGTGGAATGCTATGGACTTTGTTAAAGAAAACTCTACTAATGATACAGTTATTATTTCTTGGTGGGACTTTGGTTACCTATTCCAAATTGCCTCTGATCGTCCAACTGCTTTTGATGGAGGTTCACAGTCAGGAGACCGTGCATTCTGGGTAGGTAAAGCATTAACTACATCTGATTTGGCCCAATCTAAGGGAATCTTACAGATGTTGGGTACTACTGGTAGTAATGCTTCTGATTTATTATGTGATTACACTGGAAGTAATGTAACTGCAGTTGAGGCATTGGATAAAACTTTAGGAATGAGTAAAGCTAATGCAAAGTCAACTTTAATTAAAGATTATAATTTAACAGAAAAACAAGCTAGTGCTGTTGTAAAACAATCACATCCATCTAATCCAAATAATATCTCCTTTGTTTTAAGTTCAGATATGATTCAAAAAGCTGGATGGTGGTCTTACTTCGGTTCATGGAACTTCGATACATTAAATAGTACAAACTATCAATATTACATGGCTTCAAATTATGTTAAAATTAAACCTAATTCTCAAGGTAGTATAAATGTTTTAAACGATAGTGGTATTGAATATAATGCCATTATCAAAAGAGGAGCTAATGGTACTAATGAAACTACTGCTCAAATGACTGCTGTTTGGTCAAATAATGGTAGTAAAGTTGATGTAAACGGTACTGAATATAATCCTCTTAAAGCAAGCAATCTTATTGCTATTGAAAACAATTATTTAACTGTAAATAAAACCTTAGATAAAAAGGCTAATTATACATTGTATCTTATAGGTTCTGAAAATGAATATACTGCTATATTAATGGATAATGAACTTAAAGATTCAGTCTTTACTAGGTTATTCTTATTAGGTGGTATGGGTCAAGATACATTTGTATTAAGTAACATGCAAGAGGGTGTTTCTGTTTGGACTATTAATGATGCAGCTTCAAGTTCAGATAACTCAGATACTAATACAACAGATACATAA
- the topA gene encoding DNA topoisomerase I codes for MHEVIISEKPKSAEKIAKALSSKAQKKKYARKINYWEFEEDGKKTTVLSAVGHLYSLTSASSSDRLGFDLTWVPAYEVDKNSAYVRDYVYAIKKLSRDADKFVHACDYDIEGTLIGYNALKYACGNNAEAKASRMKFSTLTKKDIVEAYNNMIDIDPHQVDSGIARHMLDYYFGMNISSALMKAVLSSSSSRISLSAGRVQTPTLSILVDREKEIQAFVPEPYWQIKAKSDFDIIANHVEDKIFDEKRAKRIFDECQGADATVTNVNVRETIRKPPIPFNLGGLQSEAHTVFGFSPKRTQVAAQNLYVGGYTSYPRTSSQKLPESLGFKEIFAGLSKDEEFKKHVFDLPSKLKPNEGKKEDAAHPAIHPTGALPSNLSPDEEKIYRLIVYRFISVFSEDSKLETMKVNLNVNNEKFIFSRKRVSYEGWLKHYPFKKQEADEFPPLKKGDFLKIHKIISEEKETKPPARYNEASLIKELEKRELGTKATRADIIAKLYDRKYIDGKKIEVKPLGVHIIDTLKQYCKNLTSEELTREFEKELDSLSADKITKEEILANGEKEVESILKDINNNQKEIGSKLYESYQQSNIVGDCSCGGKLVKKYSRRTKQSFIGCSKFPQCRNTYSLPKNTNILKSKCPTCGLPMISIKKKGQKGREHVCLDPNCGKDLSKRRAPEVVGKCPECGKDLLKRSGRYGDFVGCSGFPKCRFTCNVKDLENLEKEKTDSKENKSKQMVKVKSK; via the coding sequence ATGCATGAAGTGATTATTTCAGAAAAACCGAAATCTGCTGAGAAGATAGCAAAGGCCCTCTCTTCAAAGGCCCAAAAGAAAAAATATGCTAGGAAGATAAATTATTGGGAATTTGAAGAAGATGGTAAAAAGACTACTGTTTTATCTGCAGTGGGACATTTATATTCTTTAACATCTGCCAGTTCAAGTGATAGATTAGGCTTTGATTTAACTTGGGTTCCAGCATATGAAGTAGATAAAAATAGTGCATATGTTAGAGATTATGTTTATGCAATAAAAAAACTCTCTAGAGATGCAGATAAATTTGTTCATGCTTGTGATTATGATATAGAGGGAACATTAATAGGATATAATGCTTTAAAATATGCTTGTGGTAATAATGCTGAAGCAAAGGCATCTCGTATGAAATTTTCAACATTAACTAAAAAGGATATTGTAGAAGCTTATAATAACATGATTGATATTGATCCTCACCAAGTAGATAGTGGTATTGCAAGGCATATGTTAGATTATTACTTTGGTATGAATATTTCTTCAGCTTTAATGAAAGCAGTGCTATCTTCTTCTTCAAGTCGTATAAGTTTATCTGCAGGACGTGTTCAAACTCCTACATTATCTATTTTGGTAGATAGAGAAAAAGAAATTCAAGCATTTGTACCAGAGCCTTATTGGCAAATTAAAGCTAAGTCTGATTTTGACATTATAGCAAATCATGTGGAAGATAAAATCTTTGATGAAAAAAGAGCTAAAAGAATATTTGATGAATGCCAAGGTGCTGATGCAACTGTAACTAATGTTAATGTTAGAGAAACTATTAGAAAGCCCCCTATCCCATTTAATTTAGGTGGCTTGCAATCTGAAGCACATACTGTATTTGGATTTTCTCCTAAAAGGACTCAAGTTGCAGCTCAGAATTTGTATGTTGGAGGATATACCTCTTATCCACGTACATCATCTCAAAAACTTCCTGAATCATTAGGATTTAAAGAAATTTTTGCAGGACTTTCTAAAGATGAAGAGTTTAAAAAACATGTTTTCGATTTACCTTCAAAGTTAAAGCCAAATGAAGGTAAAAAAGAAGATGCAGCACACCCTGCTATTCACCCAACTGGAGCATTGCCATCTAATTTATCTCCTGATGAGGAAAAAATCTATCGTTTAATTGTTTATAGATTTATAAGTGTTTTCTCTGAAGATTCTAAATTAGAAACTATGAAAGTTAATTTAAATGTTAACAATGAAAAATTTATATTTTCAAGAAAAAGAGTTTCTTATGAAGGATGGCTAAAACATTATCCCTTTAAAAAACAAGAAGCTGATGAGTTTCCTCCACTTAAAAAAGGAGATTTCCTTAAAATTCATAAGATTATTTCAGAAGAAAAGGAAACTAAGCCTCCAGCAAGATATAATGAGGCATCTCTTATTAAAGAATTAGAAAAGAGAGAGCTTGGAACAAAGGCCACTCGTGCAGATATTATTGCAAAATTATATGATAGAAAGTATATCGATGGTAAAAAGATTGAAGTTAAACCATTAGGTGTTCATATAATAGACACTTTAAAACAATACTGTAAAAATTTAACTAGTGAAGAATTGACTCGTGAATTTGAAAAAGAGCTAGATAGTTTATCTGCCGATAAGATTACAAAAGAAGAAATTCTTGCTAATGGTGAAAAGGAAGTTGAATCAATTCTTAAAGACATTAACAATAACCAAAAGGAAATTGGTTCAAAACTTTATGAATCTTATCAACAGTCTAATATTGTTGGAGACTGTTCTTGTGGTGGAAAATTAGTTAAAAAATATTCTAGAAGAACTAAACAGAGCTTTATTGGTTGTTCTAAGTTTCCTCAATGTAGAAATACTTATTCCTTACCTAAAAATACTAATATTTTAAAATCTAAATGTCCAACTTGTGGCTTGCCTATGATTTCTATAAAGAAAAAAGGCCAAAAAGGACGTGAACATGTTTGCCTTGATCCAAATTGTGGTAAAGATTTAAGTAAAAGACGTGCACCTGAAGTTGTTGGTAAATGTCCAGAATGTGGTAAAGATTTATTAAAACGTTCCGGTAGATATGGTGACTTTGTAGGATGCAGTGGTTTTCCAAAATGCAGATTCACTTGTAATGTAAAAGACTTAGAAAATTTGGAAAAAGAAAAAACAGATTCTAAAGAGAATAAGTCAAAACAAATGGTTAAAGTAAAATCTAAATAA
- a CDS encoding cupin domain-containing protein, producing the protein MKIIEVANVESAPNPHGVDARKIYDTDNALTVHMTIKPGQSLKKHMTPVDVFFYVLEGEGIVEIGDEKEKVKKDTIIDSPAKVPHTWYNESDKNLRILVVKVPKPKESTRLL; encoded by the coding sequence ATGAAAATTATTGAAGTAGCTAATGTAGAATCTGCTCCAAATCCTCATGGAGTTGATGCACGTAAGATATATGATACAGATAATGCATTAACTGTTCATATGACTATAAAACCAGGCCAATCTTTAAAAAAACATATGACTCCTGTTGATGTATTTTTCTATGTACTTGAAGGAGAAGGAATTGTTGAAATTGGAGATGAAAAAGAGAAAGTCAAAAAGGACACTATAATAGACAGTCCTGCTAAAGTACCACATACTTGGTATAATGAAAGTGATAAAAATCTTAGAATATTAGTTGTAAAAGTTCCAAAACCTAAAGAATCTACAAGACTATTATAA
- the serB gene encoding phosphoserine phosphatase SerB has product MIKLVVFDLDNVIIDGEGIDEIGKLVNIEDQIATITEQAMQGDIDFETSIKKRVGLLKGASTEDIKTLANEMPLMKGAKEAVSTLKENGFDVAIISGSFDIIADTIKEKLNVDNIFTNSLVEKNGILTGDVTGPLVSGSKLDVLSKFIEEAGYSLDECVAVGDGANDISMIESAGYGIAFNAKHALKENADIIVETRDLTDVLNVIIYLNSENTEEGADVDKEVAVETEVVETTDVVVENQEEEQVADATEEVVEEVEEVVEEAEATEELKEAEELVEEASEEEAESAEEKPVKESKPKKSKKPKNTLPEPDFDLADTIEGVRTQKDEREELIAKVADEREVFNREAKEQRKIRDELNSELKENLAKAIEFRNQRNEINKQVEENKKIRNKVNEEIKNLEWSSGKKDKIRIETEIKKIDKIIETRVLDIKKENQLVKNANDLRKELAEIKEDDKVKEEAAELKKKSEEYHAKVVELSEQAQEAHEQMLSYFRKTDEIRTAADEAHKLFIQARKNASAKHEEFKVILSEIHVINKKLGSSKNRKRRFDKPSGSSSNKKNREEKERAESIFDKFKNGKKLSTEELLLLQKYDIN; this is encoded by the coding sequence TTGATTAAACTTGTAGTATTTGACTTAGATAATGTTATTATTGATGGTGAGGGCATAGATGAGATTGGAAAATTAGTAAATATTGAAGATCAAATTGCAACAATCACTGAGCAAGCTATGCAAGGTGATATAGACTTCGAAACATCCATTAAAAAAAGAGTAGGACTTCTTAAAGGAGCTTCTACTGAAGATATTAAGACATTAGCTAATGAAATGCCTCTGATGAAAGGTGCTAAAGAAGCTGTTTCTACTTTAAAAGAAAATGGCTTTGATGTAGCTATTATAAGTGGCAGTTTTGATATTATTGCTGATACTATTAAGGAAAAACTTAATGTGGATAATATATTCACAAATTCATTAGTTGAGAAAAATGGGATTTTAACTGGTGATGTAACAGGGCCATTGGTATCTGGTTCAAAATTAGATGTTCTATCTAAGTTCATTGAAGAGGCAGGATATTCTTTAGATGAATGTGTTGCTGTTGGAGATGGAGCTAATGATATTTCTATGATTGAATCTGCAGGATATGGGATTGCTTTCAATGCAAAACATGCTTTAAAAGAAAATGCAGACATTATTGTAGAAACCCGTGATTTGACTGATGTTTTAAATGTCATTATTTATTTAAACTCTGAAAACACTGAAGAAGGTGCTGACGTGGATAAAGAAGTTGCTGTAGAAACTGAAGTAGTTGAAACTACTGATGTAGTTGTTGAAAACCAAGAAGAAGAACAAGTTGCAGATGCAACTGAAGAAGTTGTTGAAGAAGTTGAAGAAGTTGTTGAAGAAGCTGAAGCTACTGAAGAACTTAAAGAAGCTGAAGAGCTAGTTGAAGAAGCTAGTGAGGAAGAAGCTGAAAGCGCTGAAGAAAAGCCTGTTAAAGAGTCAAAACCTAAGAAATCTAAAAAACCTAAAAATACTCTTCCTGAACCTGATTTTGATTTAGCTGACACTATTGAAGGTGTAAGAACTCAAAAAGATGAAAGAGAAGAACTTATTGCAAAAGTTGCAGATGAAAGAGAAGTCTTTAACAGAGAAGCTAAAGAACAACGTAAAATACGTGATGAATTAAATTCTGAATTAAAAGAAAACTTAGCTAAAGCTATTGAGTTTAGAAATCAGCGTAATGAAATCAACAAACAAGTTGAAGAAAACAAAAAAATACGTAATAAAGTTAATGAAGAAATTAAAAATCTCGAATGGTCTTCTGGTAAAAAAGATAAAATAAGGATTGAAACTGAAATCAAAAAAATTGATAAAATTATTGAAACCAGAGTTTTAGACATTAAAAAGGAAAATCAACTTGTTAAAAATGCAAATGATTTAAGAAAAGAACTTGCAGAAATTAAAGAAGACGATAAAGTTAAAGAAGAAGCTGCTGAACTCAAAAAGAAATCTGAAGAATACCATGCTAAAGTGGTTGAACTTTCAGAACAAGCGCAAGAAGCTCATGAACAAATGCTTTCTTACTTCAGAAAAACTGATGAAATCAGAACTGCTGCAGATGAAGCACATAAATTATTCATCCAAGCTAGAAAAAATGCTTCTGCTAAACATGAAGAATTTAAAGTTATTTTAAGTGAAATTCATGTAATTAATAAAAAATTAGGAAGCAGCAAAAATAGAAAACGCAGATTTGATAAGCCTAGTGGTTCTTCTAGCAATAAGAAAAATCGTGAAGAAAAAGAAAGAGCTGAAAGTATCTTTGATAAATTCAAAAATGGTAAAAAATTATCTACTGAAGAGCTTTTACTCTTACAAAAATACGATATTAATTAA
- a CDS encoding TATA-box-binding protein encodes MTDVDIKIENIVASASIGKDIVLTDVAEALEGVDFNREQFPGLVFKLQDPKTAALIFSSGKLVCTGAKSIDDSKLAIKKTVDLMRTIDTEIPHEFDIKIQNIVASANLQSTLNLEAVALELENTEYEPEQFPGLVYRLSDPKVVLLLFGSGKVVCTGAKTKKDAKLGVENAKARLGELDLI; translated from the coding sequence TTGACCGATGTTGATATAAAAATAGAAAACATTGTTGCTTCTGCAAGCATTGGCAAAGATATTGTACTTACTGATGTGGCTGAAGCATTAGAAGGCGTCGATTTTAACAGAGAACAGTTTCCAGGTTTAGTATTTAAACTTCAAGACCCTAAAACTGCTGCTTTAATTTTTAGTTCCGGTAAACTTGTATGTACTGGTGCTAAGTCTATCGATGATTCAAAGTTAGCTATTAAGAAAACTGTCGACCTTATGAGAACTATTGATACTGAAATTCCTCATGAGTTTGATATTAAAATTCAAAACATTGTTGCTTCTGCAAATTTACAATCAACATTAAATTTAGAAGCGGTTGCTTTGGAATTAGAAAATACTGAATATGAACCAGAACAATTTCCTGGTTTAGTATACCGTTTATCTGATCCTAAAGTTGTTTTATTATTATTCGGTTCCGGTAAAGTTGTTTGTACTGGTGCTAAAACCAAAAAAGACGCTAAGTTAGGTGTAGAAAATGCTAAAGCTAGACTTGGCGAATTGGACTTAATATAA
- the cyaB gene encoding class IV adenylate cyclase, protein MIEVEVKAKINSFDEIREKLGKINAIKIKTEHQEDRYFNSPVKDFRETDEALRIRETKSDEDHDLFITYKGPKIDKKSKTREEVEMKIEDRHKCIKIFENLGFKEVRTVVKDREYYKFENYEISLDNVYGLEPYMEIEISLEDNSDYYEAQNSIFELFKKLGIRDGFERTSYLELLEKLEKN, encoded by the coding sequence ATGATTGAAGTAGAAGTAAAAGCTAAAATAAATAGCTTTGATGAAATAAGAGAAAAACTAGGTAAAATCAATGCTATTAAAATTAAAACTGAACATCAAGAGGATAGGTATTTTAATAGCCCTGTAAAAGATTTTAGAGAAACTGATGAAGCATTAAGAATAAGAGAAACAAAGTCTGATGAAGATCATGATTTATTTATAACTTATAAAGGCCCTAAAATAGATAAGAAAAGTAAAACACGAGAAGAAGTTGAAATGAAAATTGAAGATAGACATAAATGTATTAAAATATTTGAAAATTTAGGATTTAAAGAAGTGAGAACTGTTGTAAAGGATAGAGAATACTATAAATTTGAAAATTATGAAATAAGTTTAGATAATGTTTATGGCCTAGAGCCTTATATGGAAATAGAAATAAGTTTAGAAGATAATTCTGACTACTATGAAGCTCAAAATAGTATATTTGAGCTATTTAAAAAATTAGGAATTAGAGATGGTTTTGAAAGAACATCCTATTTAGAATTGCTAGAAAAATTAGAGAAAAATTAG
- a CDS encoding homocitrate synthase family protein, whose amino-acid sequence MQYYTSPFNKEEEYEFPKNITIYDTTLRDGEQTPGVCFSQEDKLEIARKLDQLKIHQIEAGFPIVSDTEAAAVKAIANEGLNAETICLARTKVEDIDIALDCDVDGIITFMGTSDIHLEHKMHIKRQEALNICMKSIEYAKDHGLFVAFSAEDATRTDLDFLKRIYSKAESYGADRVHIADTVGAITPQGITFLIKELRKVTDVDIAMHCHNDFGLAVINSIYGLLAGGSAVSTTVNGIGERAGNASLEELIMSLKLLYGEDLGFKTKYIQELSELVSKKTGLAIPYNKAIVGKNVFRHESGIHVDAVIEEPLTYEPYLPELVGQKRQLVLGKHSGCRAVKAKLDECGYKVTDDQLCEIVKRVKQSREEGKYINDDVFKDIIRGIDANYVDL is encoded by the coding sequence ATGCAATATTATACAAGTCCTTTTAACAAGGAAGAGGAATATGAATTCCCTAAAAATATTACTATTTACGACACAACTTTAAGGGATGGAGAGCAAACCCCAGGTGTATGCTTTTCACAAGAAGATAAATTAGAAATAGCTAGAAAACTTGATCAATTAAAAATTCATCAAATTGAGGCAGGTTTTCCAATTGTTTCAGATACAGAAGCAGCTGCAGTTAAAGCAATAGCTAACGAAGGATTAAATGCTGAAACCATATGTTTAGCAAGAACTAAAGTTGAAGATATTGATATAGCTCTTGACTGTGATGTCGATGGGATAATTACTTTTATGGGAACCTCAGATATTCACTTAGAACATAAAATGCATATTAAAAGACAGGAAGCTTTAAACATTTGTATGAAATCTATTGAATATGCTAAAGATCATGGATTATTTGTAGCCTTCTCAGCAGAAGATGCAACAAGAACTGATTTAGATTTCTTAAAAAGAATTTACTCAAAAGCAGAAAGCTATGGTGCAGATAGAGTGCATATTGCAGATACTGTTGGAGCTATCACTCCTCAAGGAATTACATTTTTAATAAAAGAACTTAGAAAAGTAACTGATGTTGATATTGCTATGCATTGTCACAATGACTTTGGATTAGCTGTTATAAATTCCATTTATGGATTATTAGCTGGAGGCAGTGCTGTTTCAACTACCGTTAATGGTATTGGAGAAAGAGCTGGAAATGCTTCCCTTGAAGAACTTATAATGTCTTTAAAATTATTATATGGTGAAGATTTAGGTTTTAAAACCAAATATATTCAAGAGCTTTCAGAATTAGTATCTAAAAAAACCGGATTAGCTATTCCATATAATAAAGCAATTGTAGGTAAAAATGTATTTAGACATGAGTCTGGAATTCATGTAGATGCAGTTATTGAAGAGCCTCTTACCTATGAACCTTACTTACCTGAACTTGTTGGTCAAAAAAGACAGTTAGTCTTGGGAAAACATTCTGGTTGTAGAGCAGTTAAAGCAAAACTTGATGAATGCGGATATAAAGTAACTGATGACCAGCTCTGTGAAATCGTAAAAAGAGTTAAACAAAGCAGGGAAGAAGGAAAATACATCAACGACGATGTATTTAAAGATATCATAAGAGGTATTGATGCTAACTATGTTGATTTATAA